AAAAGTTGAAGGCGGGTGCAAGTAGAGAAGGTTCTCGCCCGTTTATTAGAATTAGAGCGCCTAAGCAGATGGGAAAGTCTTCGCTGCTGAGAAGAATTCAATACTTTTTAGAGAGGCAATTAAATCATGTAGTTGGATTTGTGGATTTAGCTAGCGATGAGGATTTTTATCCAGATGTGTTTAACGATTTGGATAGATTGTTGTATCAGTTTACAAGCGCGATCGCCAAAAGTTTTAGCGAGGCGCTCAAAACTCGCGGCGTTAATGCTTTAAAAGATTTGCCCGATATTCAAGAATATTGGCAGAACAATTTAACGCCGCAGTTAAAATGTGCTAATTATTTGAACGATAATATATTTTTACCAATTAAGCAGTCGAAGACGTTGATTATAGATGGAATTGATGAAATTTTAGGCAAACCAACTCAAGATCCGTTCTTAAAATTCCTGCGTTCTTGGAATGAAAAAAGGATGAAGGTGGTAAGCCAAGCGCCCATTGTTTGGCCTAGCGTTGTAATTGCTTACTCTACGGAACCATACTCAATTTTGGGAATTAGAGGCTCAGTACTGCAAAATGTGGGGACTGTAGTTGAGTTGAAGGAATTTAGCAAAAATCAGATTCAAGAGCTATCTACAAAATATGAATTAACCCAGCCTTTGAGCGAATCTGAGGTTGATTTTTTGATGAAGCTGACGGGAGGACATCCTGCTTTAATAAATCAATCGCTTTATCAAATTAGCCAAGGAATGACTTTAACACAACTAGAACACAAAGCAATTCAACCAGATGGCCCTTTTTGGGATGATTTATCGAGAGCAAGGGAGGTACTGGAAAATAACGACAACTTATCGCGTTGCTTTCATAAAATTTTAAAGGGTGAAATTTGCAATGACGATCTGGCTAAATTTCAGCTAGCTAAGGCAGGATTGATTAAAATTGAGGATGATGGAGTGAATGCGATCGCGCTATACCAAAGATACTTTCAAGAACATCATTGAAAGTTTGCAGATAATCTTCAGGTGGCTGATGAGTAGTAGTAATGGTCTAAACACTTTTTATCGTATTGAAGCTGGGGGGATACCTCTAACGGAACTGACTTATGTACAGCGAGATGCCGATAATAAACTGCGTCAATTTGTCCAGTTAGAAAGAGCTACCAGTCGGCTGTGTTTTATTTTAGCCCCCCGGCAAACAGGTAAAACTAGCCTGATGATCAGGACAATCGGAAATTTGCCGCCGGAGCAATTTATATGCATTCAGCTTGACTTTCAGGAGTTTAGCAGTAGCGCTGATTCAGACGAAACTTTGTATTACAGCCTTCTCAACGAAATTTGCAGACAAATTTCAGATATAGACTCTGATAATAACTGGGTTAAACTGCTGAATTCTAGTTGGAATGAAACCCCAGAACTTGCTCCTAAGCAGAGATTTAAGAATTTTATAGTCGATCAAGTACTTACAAGAAAAGATGATAAAAAAATCATTATTTTTATAGACGAAATACAAAATCTAATCGGTTATAAGGAACAGAATAGCTTTATTGGATTTATTAAGTCTCTTTCGCAGAGCAATCGTCCAGCTGCAATGAAGAGGTTGGGTGTTGTTCTTCTTGGAGTTGCTAGACCTTCCGACTTGGTAACTGATTATAAGGTTGCTTTAAACTTAGGCGAGCGGCTCGAACTAGGAAGTCTTAAAGATAGCAATTGCGAACCGCTGTGGCAAGGATTGGAAGAAGTTACCAACGATCCTGCTAAAGTTATTTATTTTATCTTGGAGTGGACGGGAGGTCAGCCGTTTCTAACTCAGGCTCTTTGCCACTTAGTTGCTGTTGGGCGTAGAATACAAAACAGCGAGGATGTCAAGGAGTATATCGATAACCTGGCGATCGCTAGGGTGATTACAGATTGGAGGCGGCAAGATAGGCAATATAGATTATCGCATTTAGAAGAGATTGAAAATTGGTTTATCAGGGTGGATGCTAGCCAGAAAGTTGAAAAAATTGCCGCCTTGAGGCTTTATAGAAGAATATTAAATAAAGAGCTAATTAGGTTTGAACAGAATAATCAACAGCATTGGGATTTGCTAATATCAGGCTTAGTTGTTAGAAACGAAGATGAGTTCTTAACAGTTGCTAATCGTATTTACGAACAAGTATTTACTTTGAAGTGGGTTAAAGAGAAGGAAGAAGTCTTACAGGAGGGCATCATGGCAGATCCGCTTAACAGAATTTACAATAGAGATGTATTCATGTTAATTGACCAGAGTGCATCAACTCTGAAAAAGGATGGGGGTGAAAAAACTCGGTGGAAGCTTTTAGAAGAGTTAGTTACAGGTCATACAGCTACTATTCTTGAAAGAGATGATGGTAGTGAATCACAGGTTAAAGTGTGCGACCAAATTTATATTACTACTTTCAATTTGAATAAGTTTAGAGGCAATGTATACTTAATTTCCAATCCAGACAATGTGGAAGATATATTTCTGGAAAATCGGCCTGATGCTAACACTTATGTAGTTCCTACTCTGCGTCACTGCTTTAATATATGGATGAATGGCCGAGACAAAGTTACTATCCAAGACGTTAAAGAGGGTAGTGCTAAAGCTGCTTTTTTTATTATTTACACTGACGGGCAGTTTGATGATACTCTGGCTTTTGAGCAGTTTATAAGTGAAACTTGCTTAAAAATTGACGATCACCGTCTTGTTAAAATTCTGATTGTTGGTCTGGGCAAAGGCGTTAATGTAAAATATTTCGATACTCTGGATCTTCGTAACGATAAAGATGCTAAAGGTGATGACTGTAGTATTATTGTTTTCGATTTAGTGGAAGATTTAGAAGAAGGTATCATTGAATTGATGCAGCGCCAACTTAGAGATCCTTCAAAGGTAAGAAAGAATTTTAGCCTGAAGTAAAAGCAGACGCGAAATTATGGCCTCTGGGACAAAGCTTGCAGTCTATAGCTAGCAAGAGGCGATCGCGATCGCGCATCCGTCATCTAAACGATTCCTCAAGCATCACCCCACCTATATTTATGCATCTTGAGTTGAAGCTACTCACCTGATGCAGCAAGTTCATCTAGGACTACTCTATGTCTCAATTCCTGCGAGCAAGGTTTTCTTTAGGTTTGACCAAGATACTGTTTGAGATGGATGATATTCTATTGTTTTTATATTAACCCGGAAACGTGAATATCTGTCTATAGTTTGATTTATCTAGGTTCATGTATATTAAATTACGTTAAAATTTATTACTTTTGCTAGATAAACCAGCTGACCTACGGCTTTAGATTAGAAATTAACTCATCTATCTAAAGCATTATCAATAAAATGAACGGTCAAAAATTACCAATTAATAGAAGTGATAATACAAGGGAATCCCCAGATACAAAATATCAGTTGGAGCGGAGTTACTATCTAGAAAGAGAAACACTAGAGAAAAGACCCGTTGATGAATCACCTGCCCTAAGCGATCTTCAGCATGGCAAGAAAGCGAGGTTATCTTTACCACCAAGGCAGGAGAGCCACCAATTAAAAAAGCCTCTTGAAATATGGATAAAGGAGGATTTTCTACTTCCGAAAATTCGCCCAATCCCCTTGCTCATGCACGCGACTCCACCTGACACAAATCCTGAGTTAGAGTTTTGGAACCTGCTTAGGAATAAATTAGAGGAAGTAGTCCAGGTGCGTCGGTTTAATAATTTGGCAGATGCTGGCTCTCTTGTTGCTACGCCACATTTGCTTCAAGATTATAATAATGTCAGAATGCTTGGTTCTGTTCGCGAGTTCAATCGCCAAGTATTAGATTCAGGACGCACTCCGATAATTTTCACGGGGGCTATGGAGTTTACTCCGAAGCAAGGAGAAATAGTTTTTTCGCTGGCAAATTATGGCTCTAGTGAGGAAAAAGGAATATCGACGCCCGCATGGCTTTACGATTTGGGGGCTAAGATTTCACCGATACAAAAGCCACGTATACCGACCATTGGATTTGTGGGAGAAACGCAATATTCAGGCCGAATAACTTCTATATCTAGTTATCTACCACTCCCAGATTTTATAGTTAATGTGATGGCAGGTAGTCCCCTTATAAACACGATTTTTACCCTGGGGATGCGAGGACCGCTTGCGCGACGGGTTAGGCAAAAGACAATAAAAGAAGCACTAAGGGCACGCTCTCTACAGACATCTTTTATCCAAAGAGACGGGCACTTTTTTATAGCTACAGACGAGAAAAAGAAACGCGCCAGAAACGAGTATATCCAAAATATGCAGGATAATGCATACATTTTGTGCGTTCGCGGAACCGAGAATTTCTCCTTTCGCCTCTATGAGGTGATGTCAGCCGGACGGATTCCCGTCATCATCGATACTAATATGCAATTACCAGATCTGGGTGACTTCGGAAAATGGGAAGATTTCAGCGTTATAGTTCCTTACTCTCAAGTGCATCGGATTGGAGATATTATCCAAGAATTTCACGATAGTATGTCTGACGAGGAATTTACAGATGTATGCAGGAAGTCGCGGGCAGCCTTTGAATATTTACTACCTCACAATTTTATTTTGAATGCTCTAAGAGATAAGCTCAAGGCATCAAACCCTAAATTGGCCATATCGTTGGATGCTCTAAGAGGTAAGTTCAATACATCTAACACGGAATTAGCAACAGCTACTTCTAACGCTGGTATTTAGAAACTTCAGTTTGTTAGCAGCGTTTCAACATAAATCTCCTTAGTGAACTGACGTGCATAGGCATGAGGGGTTGCTTGCAAAGAAAATTATTATGGAGAAGGTAGGGCGGCAGTCAGCGGAGTTACGGTTTTTAATTCTTGTTCTGTTGGTGATGGGGATTTTTTTCGATTCGTCAATCTGGGGGCAAAGTTTACTGGCACGATGAGGCTTATAATTCAGTAATGATTTCTGGCTACAAGTGGACAGAATTGTTAAAAGAAGTCTTCGGCGGTGAAGTAATTAGTGTTGAATATTTAGCAAAATTTCAGCTTTATAATTCTGCAAATAACTTAATTAATACTATTAAATTTGGCGATAGATCTCCCACAGCATCCGCGATAAATTTAGCCTTACGAGACGAGCATATTTTGTTGGATAAGCTAGCAAAGCCTTAAATTTTAGAGACAGCGATCGCGCTTACGTCCGGGTTTTTATCAAATAAAAATTTTGGCCTCACCAAAACTTTTAATAGTAGCCACAAAGAGCGTAATTCCCCTGGCGTATTTGGCGACTTCCACTGTCCGGGACGACAAAACAACATTTCAACTAAACGCCGATGTTGTTGGAGGCTAACTTGCTCAAATTCCACCCTTACAGTAAGTAATTCATCGCTAAAACCAGTTTTGGTAATCTTTCCTTGGATATGCAATTCCTCCTCCATAATCATCAATTTTATAGGTAGCGTTTCCTTTACAGGAAAGCTAGCTGCGTGAGTAAGAGCAACTTCAGCACCCACTTCCGAAATCATCGTAGTCATCCCCCAGAATGTCTGATCAGAAACATTTAACTGTACTACTCGCCGCAAATCAAACCATTCATAAAGGTCGGGTTTGGGGACATCCACCAAGGTTAACAGCGCTACACTAATTATCAAGAGGTTATAAACACTCCAAATCCAAACCAAGCTGGTACCTTCAACAAAATTTGTATTTGACGGGATTTTCGATAGTTCTAGAGCGCGGCACAAGCTGGCTATTGTTGCTATAAACACGATAATCAGAGGGAAGGCTAAACGCCAGTTGAAAAAATAGCGATCGCACTTCATTCCTTTTGGCATCACCTTAAACCCTTTAGAGAAGGGTTTAAACATTACTTGTATCGCCGTCAATGCTAGGGGAAAGCACAGCACCAAGGTGTAAATATCTGATAGTAATGCCGAACGGCTGCGATAGTTTAACCAGGAAAATACCGACACTTGCACTACATAGTAAGGCATAAAATAATACAACCATTCCAAAGTAGTAGCTCGCAAGGGAACGATACCAAAAACTGAATAAATTAAGGGCACAATCAGAAAATAAACGCGAGGCAAAGTAGTGAACCAATAAAGCAATCCTTCTAAATGAGCCAGCCTTTGTAGAGGAGACAGTCCAGGAATTGTTAGCGGATTTTCATCAATAAAAAATGCTTGCAAAGTACCTCGACCCCACCGCTGTCGCTGAGTCGCATGGGCGGATATATTTTCTGCTGCTAAACCAGCACTTAATTTTTCATTTAAATAAATCAATCGATAGCCTCGGGCAGATAAGCGAATTCCTGTAAAATAATCTTCACTCAGCGAATCTGTAACAAAGCCACCAATTTCCTCTAGAGCGCTCCGCCGCACGATAAAAGACGTTCCCGAACATAGAACGCTCCCAGCGGCATCCCGAATCGGCTGAATTTGCCGATAAAACACCTCTTCTTCCGAGGTTATAAATTTTTCTAAACCTAAATTGCGGGCAATTGGATCGGCATTGTAAAAGCTTTGAGGAGTTTGAACTAGGGCAATTTTATTATCTTGAAAAAAGCCAATAGTACGATTTAAAAAATTCTTAGTCGGAACGAAATCAGCATCAAATACAACAATTAATTCGCCCTTTGTTTTAGGAAGTGCATTATTTAAGTTGCCAGCTTTCGCATAAATATTTCCTGTGGTAAATATATACTCGCAGCCCAATTCTTGAGCTAGGAGTCTCATTTCTGGTCGTTTAGTATCATCGAGCAGATAAATTTTCTTGTTTGGATAATCTAAAGCCTGACAACCAATAATTGTGCGCCGCAGAATAAAGGGAGCTTCGTTGTAAGTCGGTATCAAAATATCCACAGAGGGGGTGAAAATACCATCAACAACAGACAATGCAAGTTGGTCAGCCTCGCGCCGTCGGTCTTTGACATTCAGCATTAAAAATAGTTGGATGGCGCTACTGCCAAGCATACACATTTCCATAAAAAATAATCCCAAACTGAAGACACCATTCAGGGGATTGGTAAGATTAAGAGTGCAGAGCGATCGCCACAGGGCATAACGCGCGATCAAAGCCAACAAAATCCCTACTACGAGCGTCCGCGAGCGGTTTTGAGGCTGGGGAGAAATTTTCATCACTGCCACTACAGTTAAAAACAAAACTACAGTGGGAGCAATTATTGATTCCCATCTTAACTTTTGTACTTCTGGCCACCAATGGCGGTTCTGTTGCGAGAAATTGAGGGTTCCTTTTGTGACAAACCACGCAAGAGCGATCGCGATCGCAAATCCAAGGATGCCCGCGATAAATAGGCTACATCCTTGCAGCCGAAAAACTCGCTCCGAGCTGTGTTTATTAAATCGTGAACCTTTCATTTTTTGGCGATTCAAGTTTGCTTTCTTTATTCCCAATAAAGTTTAATCATTTCTGCTCTTGGCTTTCAAATTCCTTAAGATTGATGATAGTTCCCTCACTATTCATTAGTAATAATCTGAACCGATAATTTAATTTAAACTTTCTATAAAATTTTAAATTAAACGCTTTTTGGTGTTTTTGGTATTGGCGCTTGGAATCAATTTATTTTGCATTTATGTATTTTAAAATATAACATTTTTAACAATATATTAAGGTGAATTTAAGGTTTGCTTTACAATCAAATAACTAGCGTAAATCTCCACAAAAATTCATCTGTAAAAAAGATTAAAACATAATACTTTAGTAAAAGTTGTGATTAACTTTAAGATAAAAGAATTTATTCAGTTTTAAATAAAACACGGTACGCCTATAATTTTTTAACACTTTAATTAAAGCTTAGGAACAGTTTCTATAGCAAGGCGTCTAAGTGATTTAGGGAGTTACCGAATAGGGCTTTTTAAGTCTAGATAGAATTAATACTAAATTTTAATGATAAATATAGAGGTTTTTGATATTAATCTCTCCGTAATTTATAGATGTTATATTAGATTATTACTCAATACAGTAGAGGATTTGAAAGCAATGAAATTGACTTACGTGGCTTTGCTGAGTATAACTGCCCTGTTAACAGTTAGCTGTACCCCACAGGTAAACTCCAAGGTGAAGCCTACCCAACCGGAGACTGTGAAAACCCCACCAGCTAAATTGGCACCATCATTAAAATTGGCACCCAGAGCATTTGGAATCTTTACATCCGAGGAACGTAGGACTCTGGGAAGCGTGAGTGTAGTGACAGAAAAGGGGCAAAGTTATCTGGAGTTTTCTGATGCATTCAAAACAGATCAAGGCCCGGAGCTATTTGTTGTTCTGCATCGCTCTACTCTACCTAAAAGTTACAAAGCCTCCGATTATGTAAGCCTCGGCCCCTTACAGAAGTTGCAAGGTACTCAACGCTATCCTATTCCCGATCGGGTGGATTTGGGAGAGTTTTATGCTGTTGCGATCTGGAGTCGTAAATTAAACTCAACTTTTGGCTACGCTCCCCTCAGTTAATCTAGGCGCTGAAGTCGAGAGGTTTGCTATGAACGTCGAAGATTTTATTGCTTTAATTCATCCAGCGATCGCGGTTGTAGTCCTATTCCCTCTCATTGGAATTGTCGTCAATTTAGCCTGGAAAACTCGCCAGCGCCGCCTACTCGCCGCAACTGAAGGCAAAAACAACATACCCCCTCTTGTTGGCGCTGAACACGTCGAGCTGGGTCGCTGGCTGTCGGGTTCAGTCGTGGTATTAACTTTAATAGGGCTTGCACACCCTATTATTTTTAACATCATTTTGCCCAATCAGCTTTGGAACAAACAACTGTTCAATCTCGTTTCGATCGTGCTAATGTTTGCAGCTACAATCGCATCATTAGCCTTTCTTTACAAAGCAAAGCAGCCGCTCTGGCGGGCGATATTTGCAACCTTAACAGGCTTGGGTTTGGTTGTTTTAGGCTACATAGATAAAATTCTAGGCTACCAATACGGTATCTACCGCCGAGAGCATGAGTGGTATGTATCTCATTTCTTTTTAGGTATAGTAGCTGCTTGGCTGATGATTTTTTCGTTAGCAATTATTCAAGAGATTTATAAGGATCGTTCAAATCGCTGGCGAAATATTCACATTATTTTGAATTGCGTCGCGCTTATACTATTTTTGGGGCAAGGCATTACAGGTTCGCGAGACTTATTAGAA
The Microcoleus sp. FACHB-831 DNA segment above includes these coding regions:
- a CDS encoding AAA-like domain-containing protein, which codes for MAVKPKKVEPLTAEEEEYWNVLQSELINGKGSICISQSNFTKLCQENSLNCSTATARRKLLRMQEVGLISMEREGKGNNPYKINWLGYGDYNKLEASKEVTPLTGTVPLDSPLYLKRDADEVCMQKLKAGASREGSRPFIRIRAPKQMGKSSLLRRIQYFLERQLNHVVGFVDLASDEDFYPDVFNDLDRLLYQFTSAIAKSFSEALKTRGVNALKDLPDIQEYWQNNLTPQLKCANYLNDNIFLPIKQSKTLIIDGIDEILGKPTQDPFLKFLRSWNEKRMKVVSQAPIVWPSVVIAYSTEPYSILGIRGSVLQNVGTVVELKEFSKNQIQELSTKYELTQPLSESEVDFLMKLTGGHPALINQSLYQISQGMTLTQLEHKAIQPDGPFWDDLSRAREVLENNDNLSRCFHKILKGEICNDDLAKFQLAKAGLIKIEDDGVNAIALYQRYFQEHH
- a CDS encoding AAA-like domain-containing protein → MRSRYTKDTFKNIIESLQIIFRWLMSSSNGLNTFYRIEAGGIPLTELTYVQRDADNKLRQFVQLERATSRLCFILAPRQTGKTSLMIRTIGNLPPEQFICIQLDFQEFSSSADSDETLYYSLLNEICRQISDIDSDNNWVKLLNSSWNETPELAPKQRFKNFIVDQVLTRKDDKKIIIFIDEIQNLIGYKEQNSFIGFIKSLSQSNRPAAMKRLGVVLLGVARPSDLVTDYKVALNLGERLELGSLKDSNCEPLWQGLEEVTNDPAKVIYFILEWTGGQPFLTQALCHLVAVGRRIQNSEDVKEYIDNLAIARVITDWRRQDRQYRLSHLEEIENWFIRVDASQKVEKIAALRLYRRILNKELIRFEQNNQQHWDLLISGLVVRNEDEFLTVANRIYEQVFTLKWVKEKEEVLQEGIMADPLNRIYNRDVFMLIDQSASTLKKDGGEKTRWKLLEELVTGHTATILERDDGSESQVKVCDQIYITTFNLNKFRGNVYLISNPDNVEDIFLENRPDANTYVVPTLRHCFNIWMNGRDKVTIQDVKEGSAKAAFFIIYTDGQFDDTLAFEQFISETCLKIDDHRLVKILIVGLGKGVNVKYFDTLDLRNDKDAKGDDCSIIVFDLVEDLEEGIIELMQRQLRDPSKVRKNFSLK
- a CDS encoding exostosin family protein — encoded protein: MNGQKLPINRSDNTRESPDTKYQLERSYYLERETLEKRPVDESPALSDLQHGKKARLSLPPRQESHQLKKPLEIWIKEDFLLPKIRPIPLLMHATPPDTNPELEFWNLLRNKLEEVVQVRRFNNLADAGSLVATPHLLQDYNNVRMLGSVREFNRQVLDSGRTPIIFTGAMEFTPKQGEIVFSLANYGSSEEKGISTPAWLYDLGAKISPIQKPRIPTIGFVGETQYSGRITSISSYLPLPDFIVNVMAGSPLINTIFTLGMRGPLARRVRQKTIKEALRARSLQTSFIQRDGHFFIATDEKKKRARNEYIQNMQDNAYILCVRGTENFSFRLYEVMSAGRIPVIIDTNMQLPDLGDFGKWEDFSVIVPYSQVHRIGDIIQEFHDSMSDEEFTDVCRKSRAAFEYLLPHNFILNALRDKLKASNPKLAISLDALRGKFNTSNTELATATSNAGI
- a CDS encoding glycosyltransferase, which produces MKGSRFNKHSSERVFRLQGCSLFIAGILGFAIAIALAWFVTKGTLNFSQQNRHWWPEVQKLRWESIIAPTVVLFLTVVAVMKISPQPQNRSRTLVVGILLALIARYALWRSLCTLNLTNPLNGVFSLGLFFMEMCMLGSSAIQLFLMLNVKDRRREADQLALSVVDGIFTPSVDILIPTYNEAPFILRRTIIGCQALDYPNKKIYLLDDTKRPEMRLLAQELGCEYIFTTGNIYAKAGNLNNALPKTKGELIVVFDADFVPTKNFLNRTIGFFQDNKIALVQTPQSFYNADPIARNLGLEKFITSEEEVFYRQIQPIRDAAGSVLCSGTSFIVRRSALEEIGGFVTDSLSEDYFTGIRLSARGYRLIYLNEKLSAGLAAENISAHATQRQRWGRGTLQAFFIDENPLTIPGLSPLQRLAHLEGLLYWFTTLPRVYFLIVPLIYSVFGIVPLRATTLEWLYYFMPYYVVQVSVFSWLNYRSRSALLSDIYTLVLCFPLALTAIQVMFKPFSKGFKVMPKGMKCDRYFFNWRLAFPLIIVFIATIASLCRALELSKIPSNTNFVEGTSLVWIWSVYNLLIISVALLTLVDVPKPDLYEWFDLRRVVQLNVSDQTFWGMTTMISEVGAEVALTHAASFPVKETLPIKLMIMEEELHIQGKITKTGFSDELLTVRVEFEQVSLQQHRRLVEMLFCRPGQWKSPNTPGELRSLWLLLKVLVRPKFLFDKNPDVSAIAVSKI
- a CDS encoding DM13 domain-containing protein; amino-acid sequence: MKLTYVALLSITALLTVSCTPQVNSKVKPTQPETVKTPPAKLAPSLKLAPRAFGIFTSEERRTLGSVSVVTEKGQSYLEFSDAFKTDQGPELFVVLHRSTLPKSYKASDYVSLGPLQKLQGTQRYPIPDRVDLGEFYAVAIWSRKLNSTFGYAPLS
- a CDS encoding DUF4079 domain-containing protein — encoded protein: MNVEDFIALIHPAIAVVVLFPLIGIVVNLAWKTRQRRLLAATEGKNNIPPLVGAEHVELGRWLSGSVVVLTLIGLAHPIIFNIILPNQLWNKQLFNLVSIVLMFAATIASLAFLYKAKQPLWRAIFATLTGLGLVVLGYIDKILGYQYGIYRREHEWYVSHFFLGIVAAWLMIFSLAIIQEIYKDRSNRWRNIHIILNCVALILFLGQGITGSRDLLEIPLSWQKDYVYKCDGANKTCPNPAPLGGQK